A part of Desulfomicrobium baculatum DSM 4028 genomic DNA contains:
- a CDS encoding VanZ family protein → MRENTVISLHKLLFAAYVLGLIVGSLVPVDMSGAPDQSDKAFHFLAYGLMVFFWPAGWKGFRLSPFWLAAGLGLLLEIAQGALPTGRFMELWDVAANTLGAGIGAAVALLRVKHAGRSA, encoded by the coding sequence ATGCGTGAAAATACGGTCATCTCCCTGCACAAGCTTCTCTTTGCGGCCTACGTGCTGGGCCTTATCGTGGGATCTTTGGTTCCGGTGGACATGTCCGGGGCCCCGGACCAGAGCGACAAGGCTTTTCACTTTCTGGCCTATGGCCTGATGGTTTTTTTCTGGCCTGCGGGCTGGAAAGGTTTTCGGCTGTCTCCTTTCTGGCTGGCGGCTGGCCTTGGGCTGCTGCTTGAAATTGCCCAGGGCGCTTTGCCCACGGGGCGATTCATGGAACTCTGGGACGTGGCGGCCAACACACTCGGGGCTGGAATCGGCGCGGCGGTCGCGCTGCTGCGCGTTAAACATGCGGGAAGGTCGGCATGA
- the rpsO gene encoding 30S ribosomal protein S15 translates to MVLTPERKAEVVKEYGKTETDTGSPEVQVALLTQRITYLTDHFKGHKKDFHSRTGLLKLVGKRRQLLNYLKKKDIQRYRDLIAKLGLRK, encoded by the coding sequence GTGGTCTTAACCCCTGAACGCAAGGCTGAAGTTGTAAAGGAATATGGCAAAACCGAAACCGATACCGGGTCTCCTGAAGTGCAGGTAGCACTGTTGACCCAGCGGATTACGTACCTGACTGACCATTTCAAGGGTCACAAGAAGGACTTCCATTCCCGCACAGGTCTCTTGAAGCTCGTCGGCAAACGCAGACAGCTTCTGAACTACCTGAAGAAAAAAGACATTCAGCGTTACCGCGATCTGATCGCAAAACTCGGTCTGCGCAAGTAG
- the pnp gene encoding polyribonucleotide nucleotidyltransferase, with translation MAAFQTTRRTIPMGDSEIIIEHGKLALQASGAVTVQWGDTVVLVTATHQALDRVVDFLPLTCNYQEMLYSAGRVPGNYFRREVGRPSEHETLTSRLMDRPIRPLFPKGCTNEIQVIATVISSDKERSADILAMLGASTALHISEIPFAGPIAAIRVGYRDGKFLLNPTATELATSQLNMILAGSRDAVVMVEGGAQFLSEDIMTEAVAWGHAQLGPLLDAQEELRKELGREKFTVTPPTEDTELIEAVAGLATAPLTEALAVPGKMDRRDAKKKVKQNLMEALMAKYAETPERIRGVGEIMEKLEKKIVRQRIMTDKIRIDGRDLTTVRPLIMEVGFLPRTHGSAIFTRGETKALCTCTLGSTRDEQRIETLAGDTSRRFLMHYNFPPYSVGEARMLRAPGRREIGHGALSERALNPVLPEPDAFPFTIRVVSDIMESNGSSSMASVCGGTLALMDAGVPIKTPIAGIAMGLIKEGDEYLVLTDILGDEDHLGDMDFKVAGSRDGVTSIQMDIKIAGIPAEVMQKALHQAKDARVHILDQMEALIAAPRGELSKFAPQMDIVHISQDKIREVIGPGGKNIKAICEATKADIDIDDSGKISIFAPDSVSLAKAREMVLYYDQKAELNKDYDGIVKKIMDFGAFIEILPGLEGLCHISQLARDRVNVVTDVVQEGDAIRVRVIDIEPSGRIKLSRKAIILEELGEEPEPVQPRSDRPRSDRPRGGDRPRGGDRGGPRR, from the coding sequence ATGGCAGCTTTTCAGACCACCAGACGCACCATCCCCATGGGCGACAGTGAAATCATCATCGAACACGGCAAGCTCGCGCTGCAGGCCAGCGGTGCCGTAACCGTGCAGTGGGGCGACACCGTCGTTCTGGTCACGGCCACCCATCAGGCCCTGGACCGGGTCGTGGATTTTCTTCCCCTGACCTGCAACTATCAGGAAATGCTCTATTCCGCCGGTCGCGTCCCGGGCAACTATTTTCGCCGCGAAGTGGGCCGCCCCAGCGAGCACGAGACCCTGACCTCCCGGCTCATGGACCGCCCCATCCGTCCGCTCTTTCCCAAGGGCTGCACCAATGAGATCCAGGTCATCGCCACGGTCATCTCCTCGGACAAGGAGCGCTCCGCCGACATCCTGGCCATGCTGGGCGCATCCACGGCCCTGCACATCTCCGAGATCCCCTTCGCCGGTCCCATTGCGGCCATCCGCGTGGGCTATCGTGACGGAAAATTTCTCCTCAATCCCACGGCCACGGAGCTTGCCACAAGCCAGCTGAACATGATCCTGGCCGGTTCGCGCGACGCGGTGGTCATGGTCGAAGGCGGAGCCCAGTTCCTGTCCGAGGACATCATGACCGAGGCCGTAGCCTGGGGACACGCCCAGCTCGGGCCCCTGCTCGATGCCCAGGAAGAGCTGCGCAAGGAGCTTGGCAGAGAGAAATTCACGGTCACTCCCCCGACCGAAGACACGGAACTGATTGAAGCCGTGGCCGGACTTGCCACCGCTCCTCTGACCGAAGCCCTGGCAGTGCCCGGCAAGATGGATCGCCGCGATGCCAAGAAAAAGGTCAAGCAGAATCTGATGGAAGCCCTGATGGCGAAATACGCCGAGACTCCCGAACGAATCAGGGGCGTTGGCGAGATCATGGAAAAGCTGGAGAAGAAGATCGTCCGCCAGCGTATCATGACCGACAAGATCCGCATCGACGGCCGCGATCTGACCACGGTCCGTCCCCTGATCATGGAAGTGGGTTTTCTGCCTCGCACCCATGGCTCGGCCATCTTCACGCGCGGCGAGACCAAGGCCCTGTGCACATGCACCCTCGGCAGCACCCGCGACGAGCAGCGCATCGAGACCCTGGCCGGCGATACATCCAGGCGCTTCCTGATGCACTACAACTTCCCGCCGTACAGCGTGGGTGAAGCCCGCATGCTGCGCGCCCCCGGACGCCGCGAAATCGGCCATGGCGCCCTGTCGGAGCGAGCCCTGAATCCTGTTCTGCCCGAGCCGGACGCGTTCCCGTTCACCATCCGTGTCGTCTCCGACATCATGGAATCCAACGGTTCCTCCTCCATGGCCTCCGTCTGCGGCGGCACCCTTGCGCTCATGGACGCGGGCGTGCCCATCAAGACCCCCATCGCGGGCATCGCCATGGGCCTGATCAAGGAAGGCGACGAATACCTCGTCCTGACCGACATCCTCGGTGACGAAGACCACTTGGGCGACATGGACTTCAAGGTCGCGGGCAGCCGCGACGGCGTGACCTCCATCCAGATGGACATCAAGATTGCGGGCATCCCGGCCGAAGTCATGCAGAAAGCCCTGCACCAGGCCAAGGACGCCCGCGTGCACATCCTCGATCAGATGGAGGCGCTTATCGCCGCCCCCAGAGGCGAGCTGTCCAAGTTTGCTCCGCAGATGGACATCGTGCACATTTCGCAGGACAAGATCCGCGAAGTCATCGGACCCGGCGGCAAGAACATCAAAGCCATCTGCGAAGCAACCAAGGCCGACATCGACATCGACGATTCGGGCAAGATCTCCATCTTCGCCCCGGATTCCGTCTCCTTGGCCAAGGCCCGGGAAATGGTGCTCTACTACGACCAGAAGGCCGAACTGAACAAGGACTATGACGGCATCGTCAAAAAGATCATGGACTTCGGCGCGTTCATCGAGATCCTGCCCGGGCTTGAAGGCCTGTGCCACATCTCGCAGCTGGCCCGTGACCGCGTCAACGTGGTGACGGATGTGGTCCAGGAAGGCGACGCCATCCGCGTCCGTGTCATCGACATCGAACCTTCCGGACGCATCAAGCTCAGCCGCAAGGCCATCATCCTCGAAGAACTGGGCGAAGAGCCCGAGCCGGTTCAGCCCCGCTCCGACCGCCCGCGCAGCGACAGACCGCGCGGCGGGGACAGACCGCGCGGCGGCGATCGCGGCGGACCACGCCGCTAA
- the lpxB gene encoding lipid-A-disaccharide synthase: MTNAPTIWINAGETSGDLHGQLLVQALREQCPGASFMGMAGPAMREEGVKAQLRTEDLSVMGFTEVLAQLPKIMNLLRVLKGQLATIRPDVVVVIDAPDFHFRVARIAQSLGIPVVYYISPKLWAWREGRVDFLRRHVDRLVSILPFEVDFYARHGMAIDYVGHPLLDSLRTQKILATKPLPNRIGILPGSRKREITSLLPVFSRAAALLAARHPGLEFVLPVAPGMDRDLINSCWTSETPVTLVDSSSRYELMRSCRAIMAASGTATLETALLEVPTAVAYKFSPLTYLLGRMLVKVPFISLPNLILGESVFPEFLQRDANPSALAATMSQWIKDTPARAHVLEQLGTLPGLLGNGGATARAAKIVLETMRKPSYPA, encoded by the coding sequence ATGACAAACGCGCCCACCATCTGGATAAACGCAGGCGAAACCTCCGGCGACCTGCATGGCCAGCTTCTGGTCCAGGCCCTGCGAGAGCAGTGTCCCGGAGCCTCGTTCATGGGCATGGCCGGACCGGCCATGCGCGAGGAGGGGGTCAAAGCCCAGCTGCGAACCGAGGATCTGTCGGTCATGGGCTTCACCGAGGTTTTGGCCCAGCTACCCAAAATCATGAATCTTTTACGCGTCCTGAAAGGCCAGCTGGCAACGATTCGTCCAGATGTGGTGGTCGTCATCGACGCCCCTGATTTTCACTTCCGCGTGGCCCGCATTGCGCAGAGCCTGGGCATCCCCGTCGTGTACTACATCAGCCCCAAGCTCTGGGCCTGGCGCGAGGGCCGGGTGGATTTTTTGCGCCGCCACGTGGATCGCCTCGTCTCCATCCTTCCTTTTGAAGTCGACTTCTATGCCCGCCACGGCATGGCCATCGACTATGTCGGCCATCCCCTGCTTGATTCCCTCAGAACACAGAAAATCCTGGCAACGAAGCCGCTCCCAAACCGCATCGGCATCCTGCCCGGCAGCCGCAAGCGCGAGATCACGTCCCTTCTGCCCGTATTCTCCCGCGCCGCCGCCCTGCTGGCCGCCCGCCATCCGGGCCTGGAATTTGTCCTGCCCGTGGCTCCGGGCATGGACCGCGATCTGATCAACAGTTGCTGGACCTCCGAGACCCCCGTCACCCTGGTCGACAGTTCATCCCGCTACGAACTCATGCGCTCCTGCCGGGCCATCATGGCCGCTTCGGGCACGGCTACGCTAGAGACGGCCCTGCTCGAAGTGCCCACGGCCGTGGCCTACAAATTTTCGCCGCTGACGTATCTGTTGGGGCGGATGCTGGTGAAGGTGCCCTTCATCTCCCTGCCCAACCTGATCCTGGGCGAATCCGTGTTTCCTGAATTCTTGCAGCGCGATGCCAACCCCTCGGCCCTGGCGGCAACCATGTCGCAATGGATAAAGGACACTCCCGCGCGCGCCCACGTTTTGGAACAGCTGGGCACACTGCCCGGCCTGCTCGGCAATGGCGGAGCCACGGCCCGGGCGGCGAAAATCGTGCTGGAGACCATGCGAAAACCAAGCTACCCTGCCTGA
- the cimA gene encoding citramalate synthase: MNTIQIYDTTLRDGTQSEELNLSTEDKLRIATRLDQLGVAYIEGGWPGSNPKDKRFFAEMKQYQLSTAKLAAFGSTHAAKGTAESDANLLALIESEAPVLTIFGKTWDIHVTDALKITLERNLELIRDSLAFLRPHADELFYDAEHFFDGYKKNADYAISCLQMAMDAGADLLVLCDTNGGSLPEEIAAIMDTVRERLPKARLGIHVHNDCELAVANSLAAVRHGAVQVQGTINGYGERCGNANLCSIIGNLELKMGYSCLPQGHLERLTDTSAFVAEVANLRCFKRQPYTGQSAFTHKGGVHVAAVRRNPRTYEHIEPELVGNKQRIILSDLAGQSNILFKAKQYGFELDKGDPFVLELLTELKNREDQGYEYSAAEASYELLVNRVLGRARNYFRLMSFRILDSVFTEGVEPFTEATVMLRVGGMVEHTAATGKGPVNAMDCALRKGLERFYPNLNEMRLMDFKVRVLAVANKEEGHSGTASVVRVLIESGDQKSRWTTVGVSYNIIEASRQALEDSINYKLFKDDQKKLTQAIREI, from the coding sequence ATGAACACCATCCAGATCTACGACACCACCCTGCGCGACGGCACCCAATCCGAAGAGCTGAACCTGTCCACCGAAGACAAACTGCGCATCGCCACCAGACTCGATCAGCTTGGCGTGGCCTATATCGAAGGCGGATGGCCCGGCTCCAACCCCAAGGACAAGCGCTTTTTCGCGGAGATGAAGCAGTACCAGCTGAGCACCGCCAAACTGGCCGCCTTCGGCTCCACCCACGCCGCCAAGGGCACGGCTGAGAGCGACGCCAACCTGCTGGCCCTCATCGAGTCCGAAGCGCCGGTGCTGACCATTTTCGGCAAGACCTGGGACATACACGTCACCGACGCGCTCAAGATCACGCTGGAGCGCAACCTCGAACTCATCCGCGACTCCCTGGCCTTTTTGCGCCCCCATGCCGATGAGCTTTTCTACGATGCTGAACATTTCTTCGACGGCTACAAGAAGAACGCCGACTACGCCATTTCCTGCCTGCAGATGGCCATGGACGCCGGGGCGGACCTGCTGGTGCTCTGCGACACCAACGGCGGCAGCCTGCCGGAGGAAATCGCCGCCATCATGGACACCGTGCGCGAGCGTCTGCCCAAGGCGCGCCTTGGCATCCACGTGCACAACGACTGCGAGCTGGCCGTGGCCAATTCCCTGGCCGCCGTGCGCCATGGGGCGGTCCAGGTGCAGGGCACCATCAACGGCTACGGCGAGCGCTGCGGCAACGCCAACCTCTGCTCCATCATCGGAAATCTGGAACTCAAGATGGGCTATTCCTGCCTACCCCAGGGGCATCTGGAGCGCCTGACCGACACCTCGGCCTTTGTGGCCGAAGTGGCCAACCTGCGCTGTTTCAAGCGCCAGCCCTACACGGGGCAATCCGCCTTCACGCACAAGGGCGGGGTGCACGTCGCGGCCGTGCGCCGCAACCCGCGCACCTACGAGCACATCGAACCCGAGCTGGTCGGTAACAAGCAGCGCATCATCCTTTCGGACCTGGCCGGGCAGTCGAACATTCTTTTCAAGGCCAAGCAGTACGGGTTCGAGCTGGACAAGGGCGATCCCTTTGTTCTTGAACTCCTGACGGAGCTCAAGAACCGCGAGGACCAGGGCTACGAATACTCCGCCGCCGAAGCGTCCTACGAACTGCTGGTCAACAGGGTGTTGGGCCGGGCGCGCAACTACTTTAGACTGATGAGCTTCCGCATCCTGGACTCGGTCTTCACCGAGGGCGTCGAACCCTTCACCGAGGCCACGGTCATGCTGCGCGTGGGCGGGATGGTCGAGCACACGGCGGCCACGGGCAAGGGACCGGTCAACGCCATGGACTGCGCCCTGCGCAAGGGGCTGGAACGGTTCTACCCGAACCTGAACGAAATGCGTCTGATGGACTTCAAGGTGCGGGTCCTGGCCGTGGCGAACAAGGAAGAGGGCCACAGCGGAACGGCCTCGGTGGTGCGGGTGCTGATCGAATCCGGGGATCAGAAGAGCCGCTGGACCACGGTGGGCGTGTCCTACAACATCATCGAGGCCAGCCGCCAGGCGCTGGAGGACTCCATCAACTACAAGCTCTTCAAGGACGACCAGAAAAAGCTGACCCAGGCCATCCGCGAAATTTAA
- a CDS encoding membrane protein has product MSLAELWAQILWPLCKLIGLVSVGLFVGNLVEAMHWTRFMARLANPLTRIGRMCEISAASFSMAFVSGITANTMLAEAYDQGKLSRRELILTNLFNSLPTYFLHLPSMIFITVPILKSAAVVYLGITVGAALLRTVLILFIGRILLTGIDRCHAMDLPAEEKLVARQVLEKTWKRFRRRIRKIVMITAPIYVGVHFMNKFGMFTAVEHFLAEHMSAMSWLHPKAVGIIVFQLAAEFSAGMAAAGALLDAGSMSVRDVVMALIVGNVLSSPMRAFRHQFPYYAGIFRPKLALELIICSQGFRVASLIFCGAVYYWVS; this is encoded by the coding sequence ATGAGCCTGGCGGAGTTGTGGGCGCAGATTCTCTGGCCGCTGTGCAAGCTCATCGGCCTTGTGTCCGTGGGCCTTTTTGTCGGCAACCTCGTCGAGGCCATGCACTGGACCCGTTTCATGGCGCGTCTGGCCAACCCGCTGACCCGCATCGGGCGCATGTGCGAAATCTCGGCGGCCAGCTTTTCCATGGCCTTTGTTTCCGGCATCACGGCCAACACCATGCTGGCCGAGGCCTACGACCAGGGCAAGCTGTCCCGCCGCGAACTCATCTTGACCAATCTCTTCAACAGCCTGCCGACCTACTTCCTGCATCTGCCGAGCATGATCTTCATCACCGTGCCCATTCTCAAGTCTGCGGCCGTGGTCTACCTGGGCATCACCGTGGGCGCGGCCCTGCTGCGCACGGTTCTGATCCTCTTCATCGGGCGGATTCTTCTGACCGGGATCGACCGCTGCCATGCCATGGACCTGCCCGCCGAGGAAAAGCTTGTGGCGCGTCAGGTCCTGGAGAAGACGTGGAAGCGTTTCCGGCGGCGCATCAGAAAGATCGTCATGATCACCGCCCCCATTTATGTCGGCGTGCACTTCATGAACAAGTTCGGGATGTTTACAGCCGTTGAGCATTTTCTGGCCGAGCACATGAGCGCCATGTCCTGGCTGCACCCGAAAGCCGTGGGTATCATCGTCTTTCAGCTGGCCGCCGAGTTCTCCGCAGGCATGGCCGCCGCCGGGGCGCTTCTTGACGCGGGCTCCATGTCCGTGCGCGATGTGGTCATGGCCCTTATTGTCGGCAACGTCCTGTCCTCGCCCATGCGCGCCTTTCGGCATCAGTTTCCCTACTACGCAGGTATCTTCAGGCCGAAGCTGGCCCTGGAACTCATCATCTGCAGCCAGGGCTTCCGCGTGGCCAGCCTCATTTTCTGCGGGGCGGTGTATTACTGGGTAAGTTGA